One part of the Suncus etruscus isolate mSunEtr1 chromosome 2, mSunEtr1.pri.cur, whole genome shotgun sequence genome encodes these proteins:
- the FST gene encoding follistatin isoform X1, with the protein MARPRHPPGGLCLLLLLLCQFMEDRSAQAGNCWLRQAKNGRCQVLYKTELSKEECCSTGRLSTSWTEEDVNDNTLFKWMIFNGGAPNCIPCKETCENVDCGPGKKCRMNKKNKPRCVCAPDCSNITWKGPVCGLDGKTYRNECALLKARCKEQPELEVQYQGRCKKTCRDVFCPGSSTCVVDQTNNAYCVTCNRICPEPTSSEQYLCGNDGVTYSSACHLRKATCLLGRSIGLAYEGKCIKAKSCEDIQCTGGKKCLWDFKVGRGRCSLCDELCPESKSEEPVCASDNATYASECAMKEAACSSGVLLEVKHSGSCNSISEDTEEEEEDEDQDYSFPISSILEW; encoded by the exons ATGGCCCGGCCCCGGCACCCGCCCGGCGGGCTCTGCCTCCTGCTGCTGCTCCTCTGCCAGTTCATGGAAGACCGCAGCGCCCAGG CCGGGAACTGCTGGCTCCGCCAAGCCAAGAACGGCCGCTGCCAGGTGCTGTACAAGACAGAGCTGAGCAAGGAGGAGTGCTGCAGCACCGGCCGCCTGAGCACCTCGTGGACCGAGGAGGATGTGAACGACAACACGCTCTTCAAGTGGATGATTTTCAACGGAGGCGCCCCCAACTGCATCCCCTGCAAAG AAACTTGCGAGAATGTAGACTGTGGCCCCGGGAAGAAATGCCGGATGAACAAGAAGAACAAACCCCGCTGCGTCTGCGCCCCGGATTGTTCCAACATTACCTGGAAGGGCCCAGTCTGCGGACTGGACGGGAAAACCTATCGCAATGAATGTGCGCTCCTCAAGGCCAGATGTAAAGAGCAGCCTGAACTGGAAGTGCAGTACCAGGGCAGATGTAAAA AGACCTGCCGGGATGTTTTCTGTCCAGGCAGCTCCACTTGTGTGGTAGACCAGACAAATAATGCCTACTGTGTGACGTGTAACCGGATTTGCCCAGAGCCCACCTCCTCGGAGCAATACCTTTGTGGAAATGATGGGGTGACCTACTCCAGTGCCTGTCACCTAAGAAAGGCCACCTGTCTCCTGGGCAGATCCATTGGACTAGCCTACGAGGGAAAGTGTATCA AAGCAAAGTCCTGTGAAGATATTCAGTGCACTGGAGGAAAAAAGTGTTTGTGGGATTTCAAGGTGGGAAGAGGCCGTTGTTCCCTCTGTGATGAGCTTTGCCCTGAGAGTAAGTCTGAGGAGCCTGTGTGTGCCAGTGACAATGCTACCTATGCCAGCGAATGTGCCATGAAGGAAGCAGCTTGTTCCTCAGGTGTACTGCTGGAAGTAAAGCACTCTGGATCTTGCAACT CCATTTCCGAAGATaccgaggaagaggaggaagatgaagaccAGGACTACAGCTTCCCTATATCTTCCATTCTAGAGTGGTAA
- the FST gene encoding follistatin isoform X2, producing the protein MARPRHPPGGLCLLLLLLCQFMEDRSAQAGNCWLRQAKNGRCQVLYKTELSKEECCSTGRLSTSWTEEDVNDNTLFKWMIFNGGAPNCIPCKETCENVDCGPGKKCRMNKKNKPRCVCAPDCSNITWKGPVCGLDGKTYRNECALLKARCKEQPELEVQYQGRCKKTCRDVFCPGSSTCVVDQTNNAYCVTCNRICPEPTSSEQYLCGNDGVTYSSACHLRKATCLLGRSIGLAYEGKCITKSCEDIQCTGGKKCLWDFKVGRGRCSLCDELCPESKSEEPVCASDNATYASECAMKEAACSSGVLLEVKHSGSCNSISEDTEEEEEDEDQDYSFPISSILEW; encoded by the exons ATGGCCCGGCCCCGGCACCCGCCCGGCGGGCTCTGCCTCCTGCTGCTGCTCCTCTGCCAGTTCATGGAAGACCGCAGCGCCCAGG CCGGGAACTGCTGGCTCCGCCAAGCCAAGAACGGCCGCTGCCAGGTGCTGTACAAGACAGAGCTGAGCAAGGAGGAGTGCTGCAGCACCGGCCGCCTGAGCACCTCGTGGACCGAGGAGGATGTGAACGACAACACGCTCTTCAAGTGGATGATTTTCAACGGAGGCGCCCCCAACTGCATCCCCTGCAAAG AAACTTGCGAGAATGTAGACTGTGGCCCCGGGAAGAAATGCCGGATGAACAAGAAGAACAAACCCCGCTGCGTCTGCGCCCCGGATTGTTCCAACATTACCTGGAAGGGCCCAGTCTGCGGACTGGACGGGAAAACCTATCGCAATGAATGTGCGCTCCTCAAGGCCAGATGTAAAGAGCAGCCTGAACTGGAAGTGCAGTACCAGGGCAGATGTAAAA AGACCTGCCGGGATGTTTTCTGTCCAGGCAGCTCCACTTGTGTGGTAGACCAGACAAATAATGCCTACTGTGTGACGTGTAACCGGATTTGCCCAGAGCCCACCTCCTCGGAGCAATACCTTTGTGGAAATGATGGGGTGACCTACTCCAGTGCCTGTCACCTAAGAAAGGCCACCTGTCTCCTGGGCAGATCCATTGGACTAGCCTACGAGGGAAAGTGTATCA CAAAGTCCTGTGAAGATATTCAGTGCACTGGAGGAAAAAAGTGTTTGTGGGATTTCAAGGTGGGAAGAGGCCGTTGTTCCCTCTGTGATGAGCTTTGCCCTGAGAGTAAGTCTGAGGAGCCTGTGTGTGCCAGTGACAATGCTACCTATGCCAGCGAATGTGCCATGAAGGAAGCAGCTTGTTCCTCAGGTGTACTGCTGGAAGTAAAGCACTCTGGATCTTGCAACT CCATTTCCGAAGATaccgaggaagaggaggaagatgaagaccAGGACTACAGCTTCCCTATATCTTCCATTCTAGAGTGGTAA